The Punica granatum isolate Tunisia-2019 chromosome 4, ASM765513v2, whole genome shotgun sequence sequence TAGTAGATTTTCTCCTGTCACATGACTCGAACTCGAAATGGAGAATAAGGGTCGAACCGCTTGAAACAACCCACGTTGgtgtaataatatttttttttatctaaataATTGAATATGTAGTTTTGTTGTTTTGGAAAATCAATAaggaatataattaattacataGAAAACCAAAGGCACTTTCCTAGGAAAATAAACACTAACCtctagatgatcataaggctTGGAGAGCTGTATTCGACCTCAAGGTGACCAATCGCGGAAATGGAAGCGGCAAAGGAAACCGGAAAGGAGGAAAAGGGAAGGGCGAGGGCGGATCTGGTAGATTGTTTTCTTGTGAAGGATCTTCATActcggaattttttttttgtgaaggATCTTCATACTCGCCAGGAGCTTATGTGTGACCCAGTTAATGACGACCTCTACTATTTCCACCCGAGAGGCAGGCACACTGACGGTCCTCATGCTCATCTCTCCTCATCTAGTTCTAGTGTTTTTATGGCGTCAACGTCTAAAATCTAgatagaataataataatactaataataataataataaaaagcaaATGTTAAtcctatataaaatttttgataAAGAATAGAAACGTTTCgtgaaaaatatatcatagtAGATTTAATCCCTTATGTATATCCTCGATAGCTTCCCATAGATGGTGCTCTAAAATCGGAATTCTATATCAGGAACAACTACTAAAAACccacaaattatatatatatgatcttgGATTCAATTAGATGTGTAAAAATTGTGTCAAAAATTTTACCTCCATTATTTGTTGAATGGTCCGCTTCAATTCACAGCTCATGGCATTACCTGAATGAAGCTGGGCTCATTTGCTAGTATACATTATTTACCATGCATCTTCAGATGAGGTGCAACAAAGTGGAATGGGAAGAAGATCTTCTGATTGTGACATAAATCGAATTACAGGCGAGATGATCAATCTAGAACCAATAAGAGTAAGCTACATTTGGAACGATTTTATCACActaacttttataattttagaaagATCATTCAAGCCTGGTTGAATCTCACTGTAATTTCATGAAGCTCGAGGATGGGCTTGAACATATGACACTAGCTGGTTAGACAGTTATCACTAGGTTATGAAAGAACTACAGTGATTTATGAAAGGATTTTCTTAATGGTCTGCAGTAACCCTCAGTCCAAACAAGTTTTAGGTTATATCCATGTGTTTTCGGACTAGCTTATATGAATCATGGTTCAATGCTCGGGCCGGGCCGGCCCGGATCGGATTTAAACCGGAGATCCTCAATGGAAAATAATTGAACTTGGGTTACCAACATTCAATCTCATGGTTTGGGCTGGGCAGGCCTTCCAATTGAACATGGATTAGATTTCGGATCAATCTGCATCAGAGTAAATTAGACGGTGGGAAAGGTCAAGCTTTAGCggccaagaaaaagagagagaggtcAAAGTGTTACTGTCAGGTACGTCAGTCATTTTAGTCGTGTCACCATCTCTCCCCATCTTACACGTCCATCTGTCTATGTCCAGGTGCCCTGATTGATCAAATTGTCCAGAAGTATGACTTGGGATTATAACAAACGCTTGACTTTgactttttgaaattttaatttttcttagcAGGAGCTCCTTTTCCGACTATAAAAAAGCCTTCATGCATCTTGTACAATCCAatgaagataaaataataaataatatgaatagTCATTCTAATAAGAATTGACTctgaaatatattaataatttttatgtgAGAGGGCATGTTATTAAGCTGTATATTTTTCTCCCAGCTATTTTTCTCTTTCGTGAAACGCACTCATGTCAACAGTTTCTGTTCACGTGCCCTTCCAGAAAAGCTAGCCATCACTTTCTGTTAGTGAGATATTAGGTCAACGGTCTGGACACCCCTTGCCATGGCCTTACCTTTACCATGCGGCCCCATACTTATTGTCTgacttaaaatttttatcgCGAGATAAATAGATTTAGTGCACTGATACTCACGCtcaaattaaagttaaaaaagatattttaaatttaattttcacagGTTTGATATTGCTCGGTTTTACTGTCCCTTTTAGTTCCGTACTTTTTCTTTGCCCTGTTCCAACGAACACCCATATGGTTGAATAAATGGTCACCGGAAAGAAGCTAAACCGAGGGAACATTATAAAGACAAACCACTGATCACCACCGAACTTTCCCCATTAACATGAAGCCCCCAACCCCACCCACCATGAAACCAACACACCGGCAGAGTTGTTCTTCTcccatcatcatcttcttcttccttctcagCTTGCTGCTCAACCTTTCTTACAGAGCTGGAGCTCAAGATGAGCCCACCTATCTGTCCCATTCCTGCTCGAACGCGACCGTTTTCTCCCCCAACAGCACTTACCAGAGAAACCTCAACGCTCTATTATCTAATCTCTCCTCCAACTCCGCCGATTACAACAGCGGCTTCACCAGTGGCACGGCAGGGCAGGCCCCACCTGACCGGGTGTACGGGCTCTTCCTTTGCCGCGGAGATCAAAGCCAGGCCTCGTGCCGAGACTGTGTTGGCTACGCGACCGGGGACGTTCTCCGGAGATGCCCCAAGGAGAAAGTCTCCAGCATATGGTACTGATATGATTTTGCCTTTTCCTTCTTGACGGTATGTCCAAAATAGATGCATGTGAAGCATTACTCTTAGTTGTGGTATGTATCGTTATAATTTGGTAATGCCTTTCCAAATCTGTGATATTGCCCAAAAGTTTGTGGACTTCTATGAAACGATTCCCACCGGAAATTTTGACATGGGATATGGGATAGCTCCAAATCGCAAATGGTCATTGACCTTAGAATCTATTGCCTCAAGTCCCTTTGGCTAAAGGATGGTGCAGACGGCAGGCACACTTTCTGCGTTCACAAGAACAATGTGTTTAGCTGATTTATAAAGTGTTTGGTAACGAAGTTAAacttgatttaatttaatttagtttgatttgaggagaTGAATACAAAAATAGGTGGGAAAATTACGTGAGAGAAGATGAAGGAGATAATAAATAgaaatgattgtgatgttgaaattaaggaaaaaatattgaaattaagaaaaaaaatgtgaatagttaagaaaaattaGTATTAACTAATTgatttaaataatagataagaaaaagtatgagagataatttgaaaaaaaagataaaaatgaaatgattgtgttgttgaattgaggaaaaagtaaaatttagtaaaattaaattttattaccaaatattaattttcaatatctaGTGCCAATATAGCGTGGGGGGACTTCTTGTGGGGCCTGACGATGTTGCATACCGTGTTCCCCCTCTTGCAGCTGCTTATGGCTTTTTAAAAGCGGGGTTTATTTTCTAGATCTGAAAACAGCGAGTGTTAACTTGTGATtgcttataatttatatttctgGGATGATTTCCCATCGGATTAACTTTTCACTGTATACGGTTGCTATAGTCTTGCTACTCGCCGTGACTCTAACAGGTATGACCAGTGCATGCTGACCTATTCCAATCAATCGATCCTGTCCACCATGAGGGACAGTCCATTTCTAGTGTTGTACAACACTGCGAACATATCAGACCCAACCCGATTCAACAGTTTGTTGGATGAGACACTCAGCACCATTCTCTCGAGGACTGCAAGCAGCCAATTGGCAGGAAAGAAGTTTGCAGTGCAGAGAGCCAATTTCACTGTGTTGCAGCCCCTGTACACGCTCGCCCAGTGCACGCCCGACTTGACCACAACAGACTGTACTATGTGCCTGCAAATGGGGGCTGGAAGGCTTGTTCGAAGGGCACAAGGATCTAGATACTTTAACCCAAGCTGCACTATTCGGTTTGAGACTTATGTGTTCTACAACGAAACTGCTGTAGCGCTGCTGTCGCCACCTCCTCCAGCACCAGTTCCCCTGCCTCCTCCAAGTTCCGTTCCAAGGCCTAAAGGTGAAAGTTTCATATCTCCTGTCCCAAATATTGGTTTACCGTTTAGGAAAATAACTGGAAATGAAATCGTTTGTCGACTAGCTGCACAGATTACAAGTTCGACTTGGTATCAAGCTTTTTGCATGAGTGTCAGCACCATTCCGCAAATAATCAGAGGGGATTCCTATTGATTCCATTCGAAAATTTTCTCCTGTGATGAGCGTATCATTATAGTTTTCTAACGTTTATACTTCTGATGAGTTCATCACCGGAGATCGGCATAAAGCACGAGATGGTATCGTCAATACATGCCTCTGAGAGATATTTCCAGCTTTTGGTTTTACTAAGGTCAACAGAAGGCTATAAATGGATTATTATGATATATGCAGGTCGGAAGATCTCAACTGCGGTAATTATTGCCATTGTTGCTCCAATTGGTGTCACGGTCATGGTTTTCATCATATTGTGTTGTTTGATACGAAGGAGAGCAGCAAAGAGACATGAAGTTGCACAAGATGCAAGCGGTAAACCATTTAAATTGATCTTTCGTCCATTTAGGCAAGAAATATTTCATCTGCTTCACTTGTATGGAGCTTACTCTGTCTGTTGTTTGCTTTGCTCAGATGGAAATGATATGACGAATGTTGAGTCCCTACAGTTTGATTTCGCCGCAATACAAGCTGCAACAGATAATTTCTCAGCCAATAACAAATTAGGGGAAGGAGGGTTTGGCGAAGTCTTCAAGGTATGCAACTAATGGTACAGGAGATTGTTGCCGAAGTTGCAAGCAGGATCAACCTGAAGcataaagtgaaaaaaaatttcaagctAATGAGCCTCATATCATTTAATGCTACCTTTGATTCAGGGTGTGCTTCGGACTGGACAGCTCGTAGCCGTAAAAAGATTGTCTAGGAGTTCTGGGCAAGGTGCtgaagaatttaagaatgaagtcgTGGTGGTGGCGAAGCTTCAGCACAGGAATCTCGTGCAGCTGCTCGGGTTTTGCCTTGAAGGAGAAGAGAAAATCCTTATCTATGAATATGTGCACAACAAGAGCCTTGACAACCTCTTATTTGGTATTCTCCATCTGATGATTTGATGCTTATCTTAATTACCTTGACGTCTATTCAAGTGTGTTAACTCAGATAACAATCTCAGACTCGGAGAAACGGGGACTCTTGGATTGGTCAAGGAGATACAAGATCATATCTGGGATAGCAAGAGGCATGTTGTATCTTCATGAAGAATCCCGACTCAGGATAATTCACCGCGATCTCAAAACTAGCAATGTGTTGCTCGACACAGACATGAACCCGAAGATTGCAGATTTTGGAATGGCGAGGATCTTCGGGGTCGATCAAACACAAGGAACCACAAACAAAGTTGTCGGAACATAGTAAGTAGTAGAATTCTgaccctctttttttttttttggataagtaaaCGTGTCTTATTTTGTTGCAAGACTGAATCAAAATTAATAGGACGCTTTGGATTTTTAGTGGTTACATGTCCCCAGAGTATGCAATGCATGGGCAGTTCTCGGTGAAATCTGATGTCTACAGCTTCGGGGTCTTGGTTCTAGAGATCCTATCGGGTGAAAAGAATAGTTCCTTCTATCAATCTGGCACTGCCGAGGACCTTCCTAGCCATGTAagttgttatatatataattgtctGTCATGTTAAATCGTAGAACCTTAAGCTTTAAGATCAGTTGGGAATTTCAGAATCTCATATTTCTCCGTTCTTCTGCAAAATAACCCAAAACTGAATTCAATTTTCTCTAGGCTTGGAAGCACTGGAGGGACGGGACACCTATGGAAGTGTTGGATCCAATTTTGAGGGACTCATGCTCGAGGAATGAAGTCATTAGATGCATCCACATGAGCTTACTGTGCCTTCAGGAAGACCCAGCAGATCGCCCCACAATGGCCACGATAGCTCTCACGCTTAACAGCTACTCTGTTACCTTGCCAGTCCCTCAACAACCTGCATTTTTCTTCCGTAGCAGGATGGGTCAGCTGTACTCGGAGTCAGGGAAGTCGGGGTTCGGTAAATCCACAAGCGAGTCAATGCCGGTGTCTGTGAATGAAGTGTCGATTACTGAGGTTGAACCTCGGTAGAAGGAAGATTCTAATGAAAAATGGGTGAGTTGTACCTATTATAAGTGCACTACACGGACAAGCAAAAGATTTTACTGAGATCACATGATTAGATGACGGTAATAGCTTGAATACTGAACTGCGAGGTGGAGTCCAGAGACCGTTTCTGCATTATATTATGCTCATAGGAATGGTCTCAAGATCCAGATCTGTTGAATTCTTTATTAGTAGCGTTGTGTATGGGACTGGATgtatcaaaaatatttttgaaggAACACCTGTGAAGCtgctttcttttatttgattCTGAAAATTTGGTAAAGGCATGCAAAGTGGAaatctttcatttttattgaGGTGCTCTTTTGTTGTAGTTTCGCGCGTTGTAATGTGTCATTAGGAAAGAATCCTGCCAAGTTTCATACCCATTAAGCAATTGCCCTGCTAGAATTCCCTTAGGCGAGGA is a genomic window containing:
- the LOC116204606 gene encoding cysteine-rich receptor-like protein kinase 10 isoform X1, with protein sequence MKPPTPPTMKPTHRQSCSSPIIIFFFLLSLLLNLSYRAGAQDEPTYLSHSCSNATVFSPNSTYQRNLNALLSNLSSNSADYNSGFTSGTAGQAPPDRVYGLFLCRGDQSQASCRDCVGYATGDVLRRCPKEKVSSIWYDQCMLTYSNQSILSTMRDSPFLVLYNTANISDPTRFNSLLDETLSTILSRTASSQLAGKKFAVQRANFTVLQPLYTLAQCTPDLTTTDCTMCLQMGAGRLVRRAQGSRYFNPSCTIRFETYVFYNETAVALLSPPPPAPVPLPPPSSVPRPKGRKISTAVIIAIVAPIGVTVMVFIILCCLIRRRAAKRHEVAQDASDGNDMTNVESLQFDFAAIQAATDNFSANNKLGEGGFGEVFKGVLRTGQLVAVKRLSRSSGQGAEEFKNEVVVVAKLQHRNLVQLLGFCLEGEEKILIYEYVHNKSLDNLLFDSEKRGLLDWSRRYKIISGIARGMLYLHEESRLRIIHRDLKTSNVLLDTDMNPKIADFGMARIFGVDQTQGTTNKVVGTYGYMSPEYAMHGQFSVKSDVYSFGVLVLEILSGEKNSSFYQSGTAEDLPSHAWKHWRDGTPMEVLDPILRDSCSRNEVIRCIHMSLLCLQEDPADRPTMATIALTLNSYSVTLPVPQQPAFFFRSRMGQLYSESGKSGFGKSTSESMPVSVNEVSITEVEPR
- the LOC116204606 gene encoding cysteine-rich receptor-like protein kinase 10 isoform X2, which codes for MVFIILCCLIRRRAAKRHEVAQDASDGNDMTNVESLQFDFAAIQAATDNFSANNKLGEGGFGEVFKGVLRTGQLVAVKRLSRSSGQGAEEFKNEVVVVAKLQHRNLVQLLGFCLEGEEKILIYEYVHNKSLDNLLFDSEKRGLLDWSRRYKIISGIARGMLYLHEESRLRIIHRDLKTSNVLLDTDMNPKIADFGMARIFGVDQTQGTTNKVVGTYGYMSPEYAMHGQFSVKSDVYSFGVLVLEILSGEKNSSFYQSGTAEDLPSHAWKHWRDGTPMEVLDPILRDSCSRNEVIRCIHMSLLCLQEDPADRPTMATIALTLNSYSVTLPVPQQPAFFFRSRMGQLYSESGKSGFGKSTSESMPVSVNEVSITEVEPR